One part of the Novipirellula aureliae genome encodes these proteins:
- a CDS encoding DUF58 domain-containing protein — protein MTSDIGESPEYIGNREYVAGDSARRIDYRSWARLGRPIVREYQEEYYCRVALVLDTFVDARSKRRFANASRDVDCEFEAAVSLSASIADALSRGEYLLDLFAAGPELYVFRAGRHTAHLENVLEILACVDACPKNPFEKVSPAISEELNNISTVIGVFLDWDASRAQLARTAAERGCRVVIYVVRDGETSEPIEFDEGRVIQIQTDAIRSGGIESL, from the coding sequence TTGACGTCGGACATTGGTGAATCGCCCGAGTACATTGGAAACCGCGAATACGTTGCGGGCGATTCGGCTCGTCGGATCGACTATCGTTCATGGGCTCGGTTAGGGCGTCCAATCGTTCGCGAATATCAAGAAGAGTACTATTGCCGTGTCGCATTGGTGCTCGACACCTTCGTAGACGCACGCTCCAAGAGAAGGTTTGCCAACGCTAGTCGGGACGTTGACTGCGAGTTTGAAGCTGCGGTCAGTCTATCGGCTTCGATCGCCGATGCGCTGTCGCGAGGCGAGTACTTGCTTGACCTTTTCGCGGCTGGCCCTGAACTGTACGTCTTTCGTGCTGGGCGACATACAGCTCACCTCGAAAACGTTTTGGAGATTTTGGCTTGTGTCGATGCTTGCCCGAAAAACCCTTTCGAAAAGGTATCGCCAGCGATCTCGGAGGAGCTCAACAACATTTCAACGGTCATAGGCGTTTTTCTCGACTGGGATGCCTCGCGTGCTCAACTCGCTCGCACGGCCGCCGAGCGGGGATGTCGCGTTGTCATCTACGTCGTTCGAGATGGCGAGACGAGTGAACCGATCGAGTTTGACGAAGGCAGGGTGATTCAAATCCAAACCGATGCGATTCGCAGCGGAGGCATTGAATCGCTATGA